The Melioribacteraceae bacterium 4301-Me genome contains the following window.
AGCAGAAACAACCTCTTTCTATTGTCATTACGGCCCCGCTGTTGGCAGGGTCGCAATGAAAGTAATTTCTATAATTTGCTTAGTAGCACCAAAAATGCAACACGCACTGCCAATACTAAATTTTCACAGAACGTGCAATTGAAATCAAAGTTAAGTTTTTTATTACCGACTTTTACTAATCATTAGTTTTTCTTAACAGACCTCAAAAAGGTACCAAATTGCTTTTGTTCCTCAAGTCGACATGACCAAACCAATTCATCGTTCCAGACAGTAATATCGGGGCATCCGTCGCACATGCTCTGTCTGCCATCCGGCATAAAATCAACTGGCTGAATCATCATAATGGACTGCATGTAAGCTCTTTTAAAGATTCTAAATGGGTTCTTCAGCATATTCTTTGCAGCTTTTCTCAGTCCCTTATCAAACGGCCATAAAAACAGCATAGCCGATCGACCCATACCAGCAGTTTTAGGAGATGCGTATGATAAATAAGTTCCTTTAAAAAAATGATGCCATGCCATTACCAGTTCCAAAAACTTTGGACCCAAATAACCATATATTTTACCTGGCACACCTACTCGTTCAGTTAACAACCATTTGAACGAATCGACTTTTTCGGTCCCATTTAGATAAGCAGCAGGTGAGAAATCGGGAAATTTTTCTCTAATTTTACTTACCAAATCCGTTGAAAGAATATCTATTCTGCGTTTTTCATCTGAATGATACATAATTGATTGCCAATCAATTTTTTTACCGCCCGCAAACCAATCAAATGGCATATCAGGTACCACATGTCTAAATGCAATAAAGACCATTGTGTGAACAATATCTATATTGTTTTGTGCCCATTCTACCATTCCAGGTACGTATTGTAAGGTATCTTCATAAACTGTAGAATTAAATGAACAAGCAATATTTCCTTCATCGGCAAGCATCCGCGCATAATAATAACGCAGGTCGTTTAGTTCCAATTCGTTTTTGTTTCTCCATTCACCGCCTCTGCCTTGTTTGCTATCTATATGAAATGTAAATCCATAAACACCGGCTTTTTTTAATTCTTTAAGAAATTCTCTATTTAATGCCTTGCCATTAGTATTTATTATTGGTTTAAGTCCCCGCCTTTTAATTTCTGCTACCAGTTCAACTATATTGGGATACAATAATGGGTCACCACCTGCAATAGAAATACAATCAGAATTTCTATTCCGTTGAAATACATCCAGTTCATGTTTTACTTCCTCTAAGGACTTGTGTGAATTTTTTTCATTATTACGGTAGCATCCATCACATGCAAGGTTACACATTGCGGTCGGCTCAAGCCAAGAAATTGCGTTATCGGGTAATGTCCAAGGCAGCCTATAAAGCTCACGATGGTTAAGAACTCCATTGGTTTGCATAATTCATCCTCATTTTATTTATAAATGTTGGTTGTTAGCATACCCTAAAAAAAATAATTTATATTAACCGCTATTCTGCGGAGTAGTTGCAAAAATAAAATAAGGACGAATTTTAGGACTAAATGTATAAAAAAGTTTTCTTCAAATAAACTCTTCGATTAGCTTTAACAAAGATTTAAAAATATTTTAAATAAAAGTTCACTCGTTAATCAATTGGTTTGTTCATTATAATGTATTGTTGAAAATCATTTTTTGGTAAAAGAATTATATTTTCAGCTATAAGCTTATTTGTGGCATCTCTAATTATAAACTGATAAAGCCACAATATATATTCCCTAAATGAGCAGCAGTTTTTATAAGTAGAATTTAAATAATTTTCGAGTAATAAATTTCTATTATTTTCAAGCAAGGCTAACAAGTCTTTAGAAACAATATCGGCTATATTCTTGAGTTTCGTTAAATCATCTTGATTTATAACAGGTATGTATAAGTCATTTAACTTATAGTCAGAAAATTTCAGACTATAAGTTATATTTTCCAAATCTTTAGTTGAATTATAAAAAATACTGTTCCTCAATCTTCTTTTGTTTGTATAAACATGCAAAGTAAACAAAGGCAGACTTTTAGCATAATCATAATAATTTCCAAAAGGTTCTATTTCAGAATTATTATTGGACCTTTGCATTGACAAATAGTAGAATTCATTACCTCTTTTAGGTGGCGGCGATTTGAAAAATTCAACTTCTATATTTGTTATTTGCCATTTGTTTAATGCTACATCACTTAAAATAAAGAAAGAGAGTGAATCAAAAGGAACATACCGCAGAGATTCTATTTTTTCATACTCGTTTTTTATTTGAGCAATTTTTGACTTAATAATTTCTGCCACAAAAAAGCCAATCTCTTCTGACATCTTAGAAAGCTTCTCAGCATTTTCATCATTTATTACCATAAACGAAGGAAAAAATTTACCTTCATTGTTCCTTTTAACTAAACCTTGAGAATAAAGATCATTCAAAAGCAAATCATACTGAGAATCATTCAGATGTAAATATTTTTTTATTTCATTTGGCTGGGCTTCACTGTTAAGAAGTAGAATTAATTCTTTGTAAGGATTTTGTGATAGGTCGATACTCAATGGATGATCATCCCGAGCAACTATTTTTATTATATAGTCTTTTTTTACTTCCTCTGTTGTATGTTTGGCGCATGAAGCAATAAAAAAAAGAAGTAGCAGACTTATAATTACTATATTCGTTTTAGTTGATTTATATTTCATTACTATAATAATGCTGAAGTTAATCAAATTAAATCGTAAAATTATTTTTTATAACCAATCATCAAGCTGGTACCAAAACTTGTTGGCTTCAGTTCTACTTTTTCTATTTTTGCAGCAGTAAACCATTCTCGAATTTCTGTTTCGGTGTAAGTATCGCCATGTTTTGTACTTACAAGCATATTTAACGCAAACACCGCACTGTGATATGGTTTAGTTCTGTCTTCATTCATAATAAAATCATTAATAACTATCATTCCATTTGGATTAAGAGCCTCAGCACATTTGTTAATAAGATTTTTATTTTCAGTGTAACTATTTATGTGTATAACTGCAGAAAGTAAAATTAAGTCGTATTTACCGTTAAATTCATCAATCAAGTAGTTGCCTTCTACAAAACTAAATTTATCTGACAAATCAGCTTGTTCTACATATTTTTTTGTTAAGCGAATAACATTTGGTAAATCGAAGATGGTTGCATGTATTTCTGGTTTACTGTTTATTAATCCCATTGAAAACGCACCGGATCCTCCCCCAACATCTAAGACTTTATTAACATTTTTAAGATTTATCATCATGGCCAAGAGTTTAGATTGTTTCACAGCCCTGTAGTGCATCGCTGCAATAAAAGATTCAGTCCAATCTTTGCCTTTATTATTACTACTCTGATCACTCACTGCCGAATTTCCCTTTTTTACAGATTCCGTTAGATAACTCCAATTATCCCATAAATGGTTAGTATGAAATAGCCCAGCCATAAACTCAGGTTTGCTCTCTACCAAGTATTTAGAAGCTACTTCTGAATTATAAAATTTACCTTTTACTTTTCTAAGCAATCCCATTCCACATAATGCGTTCATTAGTCTATTAGTAGCTCTTTTATCAGTTAAAATACTTTCTGAAATCTCTTCGGATGTTTTCATATGTCCATCTAAGTAAGTAAAAATTTTTAGCTCAACAGCGGTCAACAAAATTCTACTTTCTTGAAACGCATACGCGATTTCTCTTATTTGTTCTGGTGAGTTAATTTCTCTCATTTAGTGTCTTTTTATTTTTTCTCCCAAATTAAAAATAAAAAAAGGAAAGTGTTTTA
Protein-coding sequences here:
- a CDS encoding radical SAM protein; amino-acid sequence: MQTNGVLNHRELYRLPWTLPDNAISWLEPTAMCNLACDGCYRNNEKNSHKSLEEVKHELDVFQRNRNSDCISIAGGDPLLYPNIVELVAEIKRRGLKPIINTNGKALNREFLKELKKAGVYGFTFHIDSKQGRGGEWRNKNELELNDLRYYYARMLADEGNIACSFNSTVYEDTLQYVPGMVEWAQNNIDIVHTMVFIAFRHVVPDMPFDWFAGGKKIDWQSIMYHSDEKRRIDILSTDLVSKIREKFPDFSPAAYLNGTEKVDSFKWLLTERVGVPGKIYGYLGPKFLELVMAWHHFFKGTYLSYASPKTAGMGRSAMLFLWPFDKGLRKAAKNMLKNPFRIFKRAYMQSIMMIQPVDFMPDGRQSMCDGCPDITVWNDELVWSCRLEEQKQFGTFLRSVKKN
- a CDS encoding methyltransferase, which encodes MREINSPEQIREIAYAFQESRILLTAVELKIFTYLDGHMKTSEEISESILTDKRATNRLMNALCGMGLLRKVKGKFYNSEVASKYLVESKPEFMAGLFHTNHLWDNWSYLTESVKKGNSAVSDQSSNNKGKDWTESFIAAMHYRAVKQSKLLAMMINLKNVNKVLDVGGGSGAFSMGLINSKPEIHATIFDLPNVIRLTKKYVEQADLSDKFSFVEGNYLIDEFNGKYDLILLSAVIHINSYTENKNLINKCAEALNPNGMIVINDFIMNEDRTKPYHSAVFALNMLVSTKHGDTYTETEIREWFTAAKIEKVELKPTSFGTSLMIGYKK